From a region of the Fischerella sp. JS2 genome:
- the cas1 gene encoding CRISPR-associated endonuclease Cas1 — translation MHTLYVSQQNCYVALQQEKLIVKQGETVYAQVQLPLLEQILIFGNSQVSTQAIRACLWQNVPIAYLSRMGYCYGRLLPLERGYRQLSRYQQQLSTVERLMTARAIAQTKIKNSRVLLRRQKKRLESEELEKTLQNLDYLAAQAGEADSWERLLGFEGAGAAQYFSAFGRCITNPTFVFTGRSRRPPGNPVNAMLSFGYQVLWNHLLALIELQGLDPYYACLHQAHDGHAALASDLIEEFRAPIVDSLVLWLIDRKIVDAQQDFEYHNGGCYLNDSGRRKYLKAFVQRMGEEIQTDAGDKQPKWDLLNRQIKVFKQFVYNPSHHYQPYRID, via the coding sequence ATGCACACTCTCTACGTTTCTCAACAGAACTGCTATGTCGCCTTGCAACAAGAAAAACTGATAGTCAAACAAGGCGAAACTGTATATGCACAGGTGCAATTGCCATTGTTAGAACAAATTTTGATTTTCGGCAATTCCCAGGTTAGCACCCAAGCAATTCGGGCGTGTTTATGGCAGAACGTTCCTATCGCCTATCTTTCACGTATGGGTTACTGTTACGGTAGGTTATTACCACTGGAACGGGGATATCGCCAATTGTCACGCTATCAACAGCAACTTTCAACAGTTGAACGGCTGATGACTGCACGAGCGATCGCCCAAACTAAAATCAAAAATAGTCGAGTTTTGCTACGGCGACAGAAAAAGCGACTAGAATCAGAAGAATTGGAAAAAACACTGCAAAATCTTGATTATTTGGCTGCTCAAGCTGGTGAGGCTGATAGTTGGGAACGATTATTAGGATTTGAAGGTGCAGGTGCGGCTCAGTATTTTTCAGCTTTTGGCAGGTGTATCACCAACCCAACTTTTGTATTTACTGGGCGTAGTCGCCGTCCTCCGGGAAATCCTGTCAATGCTATGTTGAGCTTTGGTTATCAAGTTCTGTGGAATCATTTATTAGCACTAATTGAACTCCAAGGACTTGATCCTTATTATGCTTGTTTACATCAAGCCCATGATGGTCATGCAGCATTGGCTTCCGATTTAATCGAGGAGTTTCGCGCTCCAATTGTAGATTCTTTGGTATTGTGGCTGATTGATCGTAAAATTGTTGACGCTCAACAAGACTTTGAATATCACAATGGCGGTTGTTATTTAAATGATTCGGGACGGAGGAAATATTTGAAGGCATTTGTTCAGCGTATGGGAGAGGAAATACAAACTGATGCAGGTGATAAACAACCGAAATGGGATTTACTCAACCGACAAATTAAGGTTTTTAAGCAGTTTGTCTACAATCCTAGCCATCATTATCAGCCTTATCGAATTGATTAA
- a CDS encoding WYL domain-containing protein, producing MSKKPPSHPYIDNLAFERLMLLIATLLKHPGIGCPEFTASDSPDHQHHNALVQVQIYLQKLAAECGVELPTGYPAIPTIRKDLETLRRYGILDRRMYRWGYYLGTGALASEELKVAFNALASQAQFQGDPQLRRIYQTLSKRLRGLDMELKGEFFYPVRQHLNRAIIYTDPEEMTARGENRDTLFHQLFVVEKAISQGLAIEISRGSDLYGNSRIGPMRVIPLQLIYHDIAWYLLYEYCENAHLAIGRLNRFKNYCVVLSQLARGLEAQRNSLAKAYQLLENGWGLYLGDLQQQKLELEGKLEFVKVKVRFFPPVTSFIVEGERRHPKQKITIGSVDTTTGKPCYVDYAVPLPPRSLDEFSIWVNRYMDKVQVLSPPQLLEKHYQAAQALVDRYVRL from the coding sequence ATGTCCAAAAAACCTCCATCCCATCCTTACATAGACAACCTTGCATTTGAACGCCTGATGTTACTAATTGCAACTTTGCTGAAACATCCAGGTATAGGTTGTCCAGAGTTCACCGCTTCAGATTCTCCAGATCATCAACACCACAATGCACTAGTCCAAGTACAAATCTACCTACAAAAATTAGCTGCTGAATGCGGTGTAGAATTACCAACGGGTTATCCTGCAATTCCCACAATCCGTAAAGACTTAGAAACCCTACGCCGCTACGGTATTTTAGATCGCCGCATGTATCGTTGGGGTTACTACCTTGGTACTGGTGCTTTAGCTTCGGAAGAACTCAAAGTAGCATTTAATGCTTTAGCATCACAAGCCCAATTCCAAGGTGATCCTCAACTCAGACGAATTTACCAAACACTCTCCAAAAGATTGCGGGGTTTGGATATGGAATTAAAAGGAGAATTTTTCTACCCAGTCCGCCAGCATCTCAACCGTGCCATTATTTACACAGACCCTGAAGAAATGACCGCGCGAGGAGAAAACCGAGACACTTTATTTCATCAATTATTTGTAGTTGAAAAAGCAATTAGTCAGGGATTAGCAATTGAAATTTCTCGTGGTAGCGACTTATACGGCAATAGTCGCATCGGCCCCATGCGAGTTATACCTTTACAACTTATTTATCACGATATTGCTTGGTATTTACTCTATGAGTATTGTGAAAATGCACATTTAGCTATAGGCCGTTTGAATCGCTTTAAGAACTACTGTGTAGTTTTAAGTCAATTAGCTAGAGGACTAGAAGCACAAAGAAATAGCCTAGCCAAAGCCTATCAATTGCTAGAAAACGGCTGGGGTTTATATTTAGGAGATTTACAACAGCAAAAGCTGGAATTAGAAGGGAAGTTAGAGTTTGTTAAGGTAAAAGTACGTTTTTTTCCTCCAGTTACATCTTTTATTGTTGAGGGAGAACGCCGTCATCCCAAACAAAAAATTACTATCGGTTCTGTAGATACAACTACAGGTAAACCTTGTTATGTGGATTATGCAGTTCCCCTCCCACCTCGTTCATTAGATGAGTTTAGTATCTGGGTGAATCGTTATATGGATAAAGTGCAGGTACTTTCTCCTCCTCAATTACTAGAGAAGCACTATCAAGCAGCACAAGCTTTAGTTGACCGATATGTGAGATTGTGA
- the cas2 gene encoding CRISPR-associated endonuclease Cas2, giving the protein MLLYVVAYDIPCNKRRKKVSDLLEGYGQRVQYSVFECQLTTDQYNELRKRLKKQVKLTEDNVRFYPLSRHTLAQVETWGVGSPLIEPPSSVII; this is encoded by the coding sequence ATGTTGTTGTACGTCGTAGCTTATGACATTCCTTGCAACAAACGCCGCAAAAAGGTGTCTGATTTATTGGAAGGCTATGGACAGAGGGTTCAATATTCTGTTTTTGAATGCCAGTTGACTACAGATCAATATAATGAACTTCGCAAGCGGTTAAAGAAACAGGTAAAATTAACAGAAGATAATGTGCGATTTTATCCTTTATCACGGCATACTTTGGCACAAGTGGAAACTTGGGGAGTTGGATCACCTCTGATTGAACCACCTAGCTCTGTGATTATATAA
- the csx18 gene encoding CRISPR-associated protein Csx18, giving the protein MYISPRVATLRNALVSIFNGSITLIILLIAPLGLAAVIINTLLVTIATFFVATIADRAIRWLEPGQKAELISASRPRNKNALSHLLSSILRNEHRRD; this is encoded by the coding sequence ATGTATATATCGCCTCGTGTTGCCACACTACGTAATGCTTTGGTATCCATATTCAATGGCAGTATTACTTTGATTATTCTGCTGATTGCTCCTTTAGGGTTAGCAGCAGTGATCATCAATACATTATTAGTAACAATAGCTACTTTTTTTGTCGCTACTATTGCTGACAGAGCGATCAGGTGGTTAGAACCAGGACAAAAGGCAGAGTTAATCTCTGCATCTAGACCAAGAAATAAAAATGCCCTTAGTCACCTCTTGTCTTCTATTTTGAGAAATGAGCATCGCAGAGATTAG
- a CDS encoding molybdopterin-dependent oxidoreductase, translating to MTSKGKKKSSRRGFLQGVAITTAALTGGELLNKEPAEAAAEGEFPAVTPQSTTTEFDFTQKSGVLQPDQIIDSACQFCNSLCRLKVHVKDGRIIDVLGEPDDPVQAGGFCVKGPMMTQLVYNRFRLKSPMKRVGGEKGSPNSKFEPISWDEALLTIARKFLALRDAGEARAIANKTSGRLPRGTGSLVGRYFTLLGSPNDTDVGPVCNDAGGNALAWTFGLSNFTNGYGIDSATGKEDLGSARFFLFLGTNQAETHPVTFAYLLRSRAQTKAKLVVIDPRLTPTGAQADEWIAPKPHTDQALVLGMLHHIVTNNLYDAVFVKKWILGFNELKKHLVSNKYTPEWAAAITDVPASKIKQIAEAYAKTKPAAIFCNAGISHQLGAFDTYRCLAFLAAITGNIGINGGGCNFMHNTWPGALNLPPIKDKTPNKDIALPVGPDYFAESILTSKPYQLKAIVTQGNPLLACSNTTRVQEAFRQLEFYVYTGLFMEESAYYADIILPVTSGFEMQTVYMRRDDRAIRWQNQVVSPVGESKPDWHIWIDLAHATAKLDKRNPPEYWRENFPQAWKDYRNLWATFVANTPGMGGMTVERMSKRTEPLRWPCPTVDHPGVSTLYLDHPSWYKAAEALNPQNKGKRFLTPSGKIEIYTPLQQKQLASAGHSALPIFYTHPEVTGNNPSIEYEAQLVKNPVNPQALTQKVILGKISTGEVHKQYPLIGITGRSSVVHFHSVTHWTYRGKQMNGVRFIQIHPKAAQTVGIKNGDGIIVESPRGSINGTALIWDGIREDTIFVPNWFGQQQKMAEELATPYYVPANILIDKQYYDNLSGQQAFKCFACRIKKA from the coding sequence ATGACATCAAAGGGAAAGAAAAAAAGTTCACGTAGGGGTTTTCTGCAAGGAGTAGCAATTACTACAGCTGCTCTGACGGGAGGCGAGTTGCTCAACAAAGAGCCAGCAGAAGCTGCGGCCGAAGGTGAATTTCCGGCAGTCACACCACAATCAACAACAACTGAATTTGACTTTACGCAGAAATCAGGTGTCTTGCAACCAGATCAGATTATTGATAGTGCCTGCCAATTTTGCAACTCCCTTTGTCGTTTGAAGGTTCATGTCAAAGACGGACGTATTATCGATGTCTTGGGTGAACCAGACGATCCAGTCCAAGCAGGAGGCTTTTGTGTCAAAGGCCCGATGATGACCCAATTAGTTTACAATCGCTTCCGTCTGAAAAGTCCAATGAAGCGGGTTGGAGGAGAAAAAGGTTCTCCCAATTCTAAATTTGAGCCAATTTCCTGGGATGAAGCCCTCTTAACCATAGCGAGGAAGTTTTTGGCACTGAGGGACGCGGGCGAAGCTAGAGCGATCGCTAACAAAACTTCTGGCAGACTACCACGAGGTACGGGTTCTCTGGTTGGGCGTTACTTCACTCTCTTGGGTAGTCCCAATGACACTGATGTCGGCCCTGTTTGCAACGATGCTGGTGGCAATGCCTTAGCATGGACTTTTGGTTTAAGTAATTTTACTAATGGCTACGGTATTGATAGTGCAACTGGAAAAGAAGACTTGGGGTCTGCAAGATTCTTTCTGTTTTTAGGAACAAACCAGGCAGAAACCCATCCTGTGACCTTTGCCTATCTTCTCAGGAGCCGCGCTCAAACCAAAGCCAAGCTAGTCGTCATCGACCCCCGCTTAACTCCCACAGGAGCGCAGGCAGACGAGTGGATTGCACCCAAGCCACACACAGACCAAGCTTTGGTGTTGGGAATGCTCCATCACATCGTTACCAACAATCTCTACGATGCTGTCTTTGTCAAAAAATGGATACTGGGTTTTAATGAACTGAAAAAGCATCTCGTCAGCAACAAATATACACCAGAATGGGCTGCGGCAATTACTGATGTCCCAGCAAGTAAAATTAAACAGATTGCTGAAGCATACGCTAAAACTAAGCCTGCTGCTATCTTCTGTAATGCAGGAATTTCTCATCAACTGGGAGCCTTTGACACGTATCGCTGTTTAGCATTTTTGGCTGCGATTACAGGTAATATTGGCATCAACGGTGGTGGTTGCAACTTCATGCACAACACTTGGCCCGGTGCTTTGAACTTGCCACCCATCAAGGATAAAACCCCAAACAAAGATATTGCCCTGCCCGTAGGGCCTGATTATTTTGCTGAATCTATCCTCACAAGCAAACCCTACCAGTTAAAAGCCATTGTCACTCAAGGTAATCCCCTACTCGCTTGTTCTAATACAACTAGGGTACAGGAAGCTTTTCGCCAACTGGAATTTTATGTCTACACTGGATTGTTTATGGAGGAGTCAGCATACTACGCTGACATTATTTTACCTGTTACTAGTGGCTTTGAAATGCAAACCGTCTATATGCGGCGAGATGATCGGGCAATCCGTTGGCAAAATCAAGTAGTATCTCCAGTTGGAGAATCAAAACCAGACTGGCACATTTGGATTGATTTAGCACACGCCACAGCTAAGTTAGACAAACGCAATCCACCAGAGTACTGGAGGGAGAATTTTCCGCAAGCATGGAAAGACTACCGTAATCTTTGGGCGACATTTGTCGCCAATACTCCTGGTATGGGCGGTATGACTGTTGAACGAATGTCCAAGCGCACTGAACCTTTACGCTGGCCCTGTCCAACAGTGGATCATCCTGGTGTCAGCACGCTTTACTTAGATCATCCTTCTTGGTATAAAGCAGCAGAAGCACTTAACCCACAAAACAAAGGCAAAAGATTCCTTACTCCTAGTGGCAAGATCGAAATTTACACACCTTTACAGCAAAAGCAACTAGCTAGTGCTGGACACTCTGCCTTACCTATCTTCTACACCCATCCGGAAGTTACAGGTAATAATCCTAGTATTGAGTATGAAGCTCAACTGGTTAAAAATCCGGTTAACCCTCAAGCACTGACTCAAAAAGTTATATTGGGAAAAATTTCAACAGGGGAAGTGCATAAACAGTACCCGCTAATAGGAATAACCGGTAGGTCTAGTGTGGTTCATTTTCACTCAGTTACACACTGGACTTATAGAGGGAAGCAAATGAATGGTGTTCGTTTCATTCAAATCCACCCAAAAGCAGCACAAACAGTAGGTATAAAAAATGGTGATGGAATCATCGTTGAAAGTCCCAGAGGATCTATCAATGGAACAGCGCTGATTTGGGATGGGATTCGAGAAGATACAATTTTCGTGCCTAATTGGTTCGGTCAACAGCAAAAAATGGCGGAAGAACTCGCGACTCCCTACTACGTACCAGCGAATATTTTGATAGATAAGCAGTACTACGACAATCTCTCAGGACAGCAGGCTTTCAAATGTTTTGCCTGTCGGATAAAGAAGGCGTAG
- a CDS encoding dodecin family protein translates to MSVAKVIEIVASSEKNFDDAVQQGLAEAALTLRGISALEITNWTADVENNQIVRYKVTMHIAFKVEHNTTTP, encoded by the coding sequence ATGTCAGTCGCTAAAGTGATCGAAATTGTAGCTTCTTCTGAAAAAAACTTTGATGATGCAGTGCAACAGGGTTTAGCAGAAGCGGCGCTGACGTTGCGTGGTATTAGCGCTCTTGAAATAACTAACTGGACTGCTGATGTTGAGAACAATCAGATTGTGCGCTACAAGGTGACAATGCATATTGCTTTTAAGGTCGAACATAATACAACCACCCCTTGA
- a CDS encoding GIY-YIG nuclease family protein, which translates to MWLKFGVNSDGNLVCIEDVSRGKTSLTCPYCSSGLTAKKGKIKEHHFAHNHETCRRIAKGEFPFLPFYDNFNINLSSKDLEQLKLLWKEYGSKNYPIDAHACFPSLIKAGMLRKNVYTVPKAYEFTHLGKIPVGALELMHFNEVQEPLLQSKLLKLELSVAHAKHKNSPDLSYMLTDLQLYRAQLRRILSCSLYFLEIQTSKSTLYKIGVTTRPIQERIAEIKKDLFSYHQTVTPVVLGSWNHRGNVEKYFKHRYQNFNYPIGSLTEYYKFNFDDIKSVLSDLQQMKPKVLSPVEIDILENKPSLVIMQ; encoded by the coding sequence ATGTGGTTGAAATTTGGTGTAAATTCAGACGGTAATTTAGTATGTATTGAAGATGTTTCTAGGGGAAAAACTTCACTTACATGTCCCTATTGCAGTAGTGGACTAACTGCTAAAAAAGGCAAAATTAAAGAGCATCATTTTGCTCATAATCACGAGACTTGCCGTCGAATTGCTAAGGGTGAGTTTCCATTTTTACCATTTTATGATAACTTTAATATTAATTTATCTAGCAAAGATTTAGAGCAATTAAAACTGCTTTGGAAAGAGTATGGGTCTAAAAATTACCCAATTGATGCTCACGCTTGTTTTCCTAGTTTAATAAAAGCAGGGATGTTGAGGAAAAATGTTTACACAGTTCCCAAAGCCTATGAATTTACTCATTTAGGTAAAATTCCTGTTGGAGCATTAGAGTTGATGCACTTTAACGAAGTGCAAGAGCCATTATTGCAAAGTAAGTTACTGAAACTAGAACTATCTGTAGCACATGCTAAACATAAAAATTCTCCAGACTTATCATATATGCTAACTGATTTACAACTGTATCGCGCTCAACTCAGACGCATTTTATCTTGTAGTCTCTATTTTTTAGAAATTCAAACTTCAAAGAGTACTTTATACAAGATAGGAGTAACTACAAGACCGATTCAAGAGCGAATAGCAGAAATCAAAAAAGATTTATTTTCCTATCATCAAACTGTTACTCCTGTAGTGCTAGGAAGTTGGAATCACAGAGGGAATGTAGAAAAATATTTCAAACACCGCTATCAGAATTTTAATTATCCCATTGGTAGTTTGACAGAATACTATAAATTTAATTTTGATGATATTAAATCCGTGTTGTCTGACCTACAACAAATGAAACCGAAAGTACTATCTCCTGTTGAAATAGATATTCTTGAAAACAAACCTAGCCTTGTCATTATGCAATAG